The following coding sequences are from one Desulfovermiculus halophilus DSM 18834 window:
- a CDS encoding pyridoxamine 5'-phosphate oxidase family protein has protein sequence MDLTTYFENTKGIGVLSTADRDGNVDSALYARPHVMEDGTLALIMRDRLSHANLQSNPKAAYLFLEEGSGYKGKRFFLTKVSEEQDEEKIEALRRRSYAPDERMHRGDVFLVYFQVDKELPLIGSGK, from the coding sequence ATGGACTTGACCACCTACTTTGAAAACACCAAGGGCATCGGCGTACTGTCCACAGCAGACAGGGACGGTAATGTGGACAGCGCGTTGTACGCCCGCCCCCACGTCATGGAGGACGGGACCCTGGCCCTTATCATGCGCGACCGCTTGTCCCACGCCAATCTGCAATCCAACCCCAAGGCCGCGTATCTCTTTCTGGAAGAGGGATCCGGCTACAAGGGAAAGCGCTTTTTCCTGACCAAAGTCAGTGAAGAGCAGGATGAAGAAAAGATCGAGGCCTTGCGCAGACGGAGCTATGCCCCTGATGAGCGGATGCATCGCGGAGACGTGTTCCTGGTCTATTTCCAGGTGGACAAGGAGCTTCCCCTGATCGGGTCCGGGAAGTAG
- the rocF gene encoding arginase: protein MNIDLIGFPMDLGADRRGVGMGAAALRIAGIKDKLADLGYAVDDLGDVLVPNREDQAVNNVKLKFMPQIAEASRNLAQMFQDSLMQNHLPLCLGGDHSIALGSIAGLAAACRRKGMIPGLIWIDAHPDANTEQTTPTGNIHGMALSASLGLGHPDLVQLFGFGPKIRPENCTVIGVRSIDPLEKENLQQLGVTVFTMTDIDRMGIGAVIELVLNTVCPRSDSLHVSFDLDALDPSFAPGVGTPVPGGLTYREAHLIMEAIAETHMMVSMDVAEVNPVLDIRNQSAEVAAGIVASCLGKRIF from the coding sequence ATGAACATTGACCTCATTGGATTCCCCATGGATCTGGGAGCCGACCGCCGGGGAGTGGGCATGGGCGCGGCCGCCCTGCGCATCGCCGGGATCAAGGATAAGCTGGCGGACCTGGGGTATGCAGTGGATGACTTGGGGGATGTCCTGGTCCCCAACCGGGAAGACCAGGCTGTGAACAACGTGAAGCTGAAGTTCATGCCCCAGATCGCGGAGGCCTCCAGGAACTTGGCCCAGATGTTTCAGGATTCCCTGATGCAGAACCATCTGCCCCTGTGCCTGGGCGGAGATCACTCCATTGCCCTGGGTTCCATCGCGGGCCTGGCCGCAGCCTGCAGGCGCAAGGGCATGATTCCCGGCTTGATCTGGATCGACGCCCATCCAGACGCGAATACCGAACAGACCACGCCAACCGGAAACATCCACGGCATGGCCCTGTCCGCCTCTCTGGGGCTGGGGCACCCGGATCTGGTTCAGCTCTTTGGCTTCGGTCCCAAGATCCGGCCGGAAAACTGCACTGTCATCGGAGTGCGCAGCATTGACCCCCTGGAAAAGGAGAACCTCCAGCAGTTGGGCGTTACCGTGTTCACCATGACTGACATCGACAGAATGGGTATCGGAGCGGTCATTGAACTGGTCCTGAACACGGTGTGCCCCAGGTCCGACTCCCTCCACGTCAGCTTCGATCTGGACGCTCTGGACCCTTCCTTTGCCCCGGGCGTGGGCACCCCGGTGCCCGGCGGGCTGACCTATAGGGAGGCCCACCTGATCATGGAAGCGATTGCCGAGACCCATATGATGGTCAGCATGGATGTGGCCGAGGTCAATCCGGTCCTGGATATCAGAAACCAGAGTGCGGAAGTGGCCGCCGGGATCGTGGCCTCCTGCCTGGGGAAGAGGATCTTTTAA
- the msrB gene encoding peptide-methionine (R)-S-oxide reductase MsrB — MNTLIAFMILSSIGLASTAKATETVNRQEAYFAGGCFWCIEAKFEKIPGVQEAISGYSGGHVHNPSYEQVCSGSTGHREAVKIIYDPQLVSYAQLVDAFWTMFDPTDDSGSFADRGYQYSSAVLYQTEAEKETAEASKHALEVSKRFDQPIATKIEPLKNFFPAEEWHQDYYRKNPQRYTSYSSLSGRESFIASHWATPDEPSPQARTQNQPDRGKPDPDALRSRLSELQYKVTQENRTEPAFLNEYWDNSREGIYVDIVSGEPLFSSKDKFDSGTGWPSFTRPLEPDNIVTRKDRSMFMTRTEVRSRHADSHLGHVFPDGPQPTGTRYCINSAALRFIPVQDLQQEGYGQYLELFAQDFAP, encoded by the coding sequence ATGAACACCTTGATTGCTTTCATGATTCTATCGTCAATAGGTCTTGCCTCCACTGCCAAGGCAACGGAAACAGTAAACAGACAGGAGGCCTATTTCGCCGGAGGATGCTTCTGGTGCATCGAGGCCAAATTCGAAAAGATACCGGGTGTGCAGGAAGCAATATCCGGTTACAGCGGCGGCCATGTGCACAACCCGAGCTACGAACAGGTCTGTTCCGGATCAACCGGCCACCGGGAAGCGGTAAAGATCATCTATGATCCACAACTCGTGTCCTATGCCCAGCTGGTAGACGCCTTCTGGACCATGTTTGATCCGACGGACGATTCGGGATCCTTTGCCGACCGGGGGTATCAGTACTCTTCGGCTGTTTTGTATCAAACCGAAGCGGAAAAGGAAACTGCCGAGGCCTCAAAACACGCTTTGGAGGTGTCCAAACGCTTTGACCAGCCCATAGCAACCAAAATCGAGCCGTTAAAAAACTTCTTTCCGGCCGAAGAATGGCACCAGGACTATTACCGGAAAAATCCGCAGCGCTACACAAGCTACAGCTCCCTGTCCGGGCGCGAATCCTTCATCGCCAGCCATTGGGCCACCCCGGACGAACCAAGTCCCCAAGCCCGGACTCAGAACCAACCAGACCGAGGCAAGCCTGACCCTGATGCCCTGCGCTCACGGCTCAGCGAGCTGCAATACAAGGTAACCCAGGAGAACAGGACCGAACCGGCGTTTCTCAATGAGTACTGGGACAACTCCAGGGAAGGCATATATGTGGACATCGTGTCCGGCGAACCTCTGTTCTCGTCAAAAGACAAGTTCGACTCCGGGACCGGCTGGCCGAGCTTCACCCGCCCTTTGGAGCCGGACAACATCGTCACCAGGAAAGACAGGTCCATGTTCATGACCCGGACCGAGGTCCGCTCCAGGCACGCGGACTCCCACCTGGGGCACGTATTTCCCGACGGTCCCCAGCCCACTGGCACCCGTTACTGCATCAACTCCGCGGCTCTTCGTTTCATTCCAGTTCAAGACTTACAACAGGAAGGCTATGGGCAGTACTTGGAACTGTTTGCCCAGGATTTTGCCCCATAG